In the genome of Nocardia sp. NBC_00416, one region contains:
- a CDS encoding DNA polymerase III subunit gamma and tau — MALYRKYRPATFADVVGQEHVTDPLCTALDTGRISHAYLFSGPRGCGKTSSARILARSLNCAEGPTSTPCGTCASCTSLAPGGGGNLDVIELDAASHGGVDDTRELRDRAFYAPAESRYRVFIVDEAHMVTTAGFNALLKIVEEPPAHLIFVFATTEPDKVLPTIRSRTHHYPFRLLPPATMRGLLGGICEQEQVPVEEEVYPLVIRAGGGSPRDSLSVLDQLLAGAGSAGVTYPRAVALLGVTDVALIDDAVDALAAADGAALFGTIDRVMEAGHDPRRFAVDLLERLRDLILMQAVPDATERGLVAAPADLLDRMRDQAARLGPAALTRYAELLHAGLGEMRGATAPRLLLEVVCSRMLLPAADESAAATLQRLEQLERRVATGALAAPAGDAGRGPVTEAAPASARPPVSDSSRRRGAEALAALRESKTGNAEPTAAEPPKSEAAVAGPVHPAPGPGDRAEETSPAATGSAEPGAPGPQRPEPDRRTEVRPAGADTPAGPPRAAAVTQSGTAPQERPDTSNDASPVETESEPAGAEAVASEAVASEAVAAEADLAEVGPSDADPAEVGPAEVGLAEVDPNVPSGTDTDPPPPAAPGAPDTEAPADPDLLVAVEAAWPEIKVKVRDFGPTIGAMLTSGASVAGVEDGEIVLAHHAALVQRLSQPQPLSAVRSAVTAVLGREHPVRWVVTGQQVSRGPGGRERGGRRSGDADSGDSDSGRRGGPRRPAPTRPSSEPEPVDSANGAAAGAVAARDTAAAPDNGGRASVGGREGDPARRPPKFSRPSQAKAGAAAAAANPYDDIPPPDFPDLPDDPGPGDHGYTPNSVPPSTPEEEREMLAESAQPVAPGDRRDPDEVALRLLASELGATPLNS, encoded by the coding sequence GTGGCTCTGTACCGGAAGTACCGACCGGCAACGTTCGCTGACGTGGTGGGCCAGGAGCATGTCACGGACCCGCTGTGTACCGCGCTCGACACCGGCCGGATCAGTCATGCCTATCTGTTCTCGGGTCCGCGCGGTTGCGGTAAGACCTCCTCGGCGCGCATCCTCGCCCGCTCGCTGAACTGCGCGGAGGGCCCCACCTCCACCCCCTGCGGGACCTGCGCCTCGTGCACTTCCCTCGCGCCGGGTGGTGGCGGCAATCTCGATGTGATCGAGCTCGACGCCGCCAGCCACGGCGGTGTCGACGACACCCGCGAACTCCGGGACCGGGCGTTCTACGCGCCCGCCGAGTCCCGCTACCGGGTGTTCATCGTCGACGAGGCGCATATGGTCACCACGGCCGGATTCAACGCGCTGCTCAAGATCGTCGAAGAGCCCCCGGCCCACCTGATCTTCGTCTTCGCCACCACCGAACCCGACAAGGTGCTGCCGACCATTCGCTCGCGCACCCATCACTACCCGTTCCGGCTGCTGCCCCCCGCGACCATGCGCGGCCTGCTCGGCGGTATCTGCGAGCAGGAGCAGGTGCCGGTGGAAGAAGAGGTGTATCCGCTGGTCATCCGCGCGGGCGGCGGTTCCCCGCGCGATAGTTTGAGCGTGCTGGACCAGTTGCTCGCCGGCGCGGGGTCCGCGGGCGTCACCTACCCGCGCGCCGTCGCACTACTGGGCGTGACCGATGTGGCGCTGATCGACGACGCGGTCGACGCGCTGGCCGCCGCCGACGGCGCCGCGCTCTTCGGCACCATCGACCGGGTGATGGAAGCCGGGCACGATCCGCGCCGGTTCGCGGTGGACCTCCTCGAGCGTCTGCGCGACCTGATCCTGATGCAGGCGGTACCCGATGCCACCGAGCGCGGCCTCGTCGCCGCCCCTGCCGATCTGCTGGACCGGATGCGCGATCAGGCCGCCCGGCTCGGGCCCGCGGCCCTCACTCGCTACGCCGAACTCCTGCATGCCGGTCTGGGGGAGATGCGCGGGGCCACCGCGCCGCGCCTGCTGCTCGAGGTCGTCTGCTCGCGGATGCTGCTGCCGGCCGCCGACGAATCCGCGGCCGCGACCCTGCAGCGTCTCGAACAGCTCGAACGTCGGGTCGCGACCGGTGCGCTCGCCGCGCCGGCGGGCGATGCCGGCCGCGGACCCGTAACCGAGGCCGCCCCGGCATCCGCCCGTCCGCCGGTATCCGACTCGTCCCGCCGCCGGGGGGCCGAGGCGCTGGCCGCGCTACGCGAGTCCAAGACCGGCAACGCGGAGCCCACCGCAGCCGAGCCGCCGAAAAGTGAGGCCGCGGTCGCCGGTCCCGTACACCCGGCGCCCGGCCCGGGCGATCGGGCCGAGGAGACATCGCCTGCCGCAACGGGTTCGGCCGAGCCCGGTGCGCCGGGCCCGCAGCGCCCGGAGCCCGACCGGCGTACCGAAGTCCGCCCGGCGGGCGCAGATACGCCGGCCGGCCCTCCACGAGCGGCCGCGGTGACCCAGTCGGGCACGGCGCCGCAGGAACGGCCGGATACGTCGAACGACGCGAGCCCGGTCGAGACGGAATCGGAGCCCGCCGGGGCGGAGGCGGTTGCGTCGGAGGCGGTTGCGTCCGAGGCGGTCGCGGCGGAGGCGGACCTGGCGGAGGTGGGCCCGTCGGATGCGGACCCGGCGGAGGTGGGCCCGGCGGAGGTGGGTCTGGCGGAGGTGGACCCGAACGTGCCGAGCGGGACGGATACCGATCCGCCGCCCCCCGCCGCGCCGGGTGCACCCGATACCGAGGCCCCCGCCGATCCCGACCTGCTCGTCGCGGTGGAGGCTGCCTGGCCGGAGATCAAGGTCAAGGTCCGCGACTTCGGGCCGACGATCGGCGCGATGCTCACCTCGGGCGCCTCGGTGGCCGGGGTGGAGGACGGCGAGATCGTGCTGGCGCACCACGCCGCGCTGGTGCAGCGCCTCTCGCAGCCGCAGCCCCTCTCGGCGGTCCGGTCGGCGGTGACCGCGGTGCTCGGGCGGGAACATCCGGTCCGGTGGGTCGTCACGGGCCAGCAGGTCTCGCGCGGGCCCGGCGGACGCGAACGGGGTGGTCGGCGGTCCGGTGACGCCGATTCCGGGGATTCGGACAGTGGTCGTCGAGGCGGTCCGCGACGCCCGGCTCCGACCCGGCCCAGCAGTGAGCCGGAGCCGGTCGATAGCGCGAATGGGGCAGCGGCCGGTGCCGTCGCCGCCCGGGACACCGCCGCCGCACCGGATAACGGCGGCCGGGCGAGCGTGGGCGGCCGCGAGGGCGATCCGGCCCGGCGGCCGCCGAAATTCTCGCGGCCGAGCCAGGCCAAGGCCGGGGCCGCGGCAGCCGCCGCGAATCC